In the genome of Labrus bergylta chromosome 7, fLabBer1.1, whole genome shotgun sequence, the window TAATGTTGAGATGAAccattatacattttttaattaaaaaaaggaaagtcaaccaaaaaatgaaaatagtgatTATTAAGGAATTTAGACTAattaattaatgtatttatttcaagttatttattttagtggaatatttgttttcctctaagagtgaaactaaaataatgtgTCGATTAAAAaggttaatcttttttttttcaggggatATTATTCTTACTTATTACTGTCGATTCTACTGTATGTCTGAATTGTTATGTGACGTTTAAAAACACTATCAATGTATTGGCTGTAGCAAGTTATAAAGTGAATGTGAAtgtattgtttgaatgatttttaaatcttttatggGGTTTAAATACTTGAGGactgatttaaaacacaaatcccATTAAATCAATCATTAAATCCTGCTCAGTGCTCAAAAATGGTTTAAATGCCAGAAAGGCGCAtaaatgacttttctttttaggttttattgtttaatttaaactgtGATGTAGTTTCCTTGTTTCTCCACATCTTCAGGTCAATTTGAACCCAAATTGCTATAATAACTTACCTACATGTCAGGATTAGGAAGACAGTGTTGAGGTTCCCGTTGGGGATGACTTAGAGACAAGTTAAATAGAGAGTATTAAGCAGTCTGTTTCTGTTCACGTGTTGATATGTAAAATGTTATCTGTTTGTAAAAAAAGGGAAGCATTGTAAGGCGAGACAGTGGTGTGGGGGTTGGGCTGTTAGCCTGCCCACAGCAAGAGGTCGAGGGTTCAAATCCCTGGTAGGGCCTTTCCCTGTTTGGTGAATAGTCTGGTTTTCTCCCACTGAAGTCTGGATTATGCTTTTGAACTGTTGATATGTAGGCTACTGTAAAGGAAGATGTAAAAATCTTAACACTTGTACACTGGTGATGGTTTGGACTGTTGCTTTTTGGCAAAGAGGTTCAGGGTTTAAATCCTGGGAGGTGTTTCCATAAATACTTTAACTTTCATGTAGGCTATGGGAAAGtatcaaatcaatcaatagatcaaatataaatgttatatGTGTCTTCCTGCTGTGTTGTCTAACTGCATCGTTATAGCTGTCGTTCTCATGTTTCATCAAACTGTGTCAATGTGTCGTCCTGATGTGTCGTCTGACTATCTTGTTTTTCATCTTAAGTGTTTTCCAGATAATCATGTGAAAATCTGATACCTGCCAGCCAAATATTTCTCAGATACAGCGTGGAACATTCCACTCACGCCCTACTCAAATCTGTAAACCTGACTGTGAAAACAAGTCGATACTGCTTACTTTCATATTTATTCAGAAAGGTGCCATATTTGAGTATATACTGTAGCAAAGGTTAATTCCATCACATCTAAACATTACCAAATAATAAACTGTGTTTTGTATAATGGATAGACGTTTTACAAGTTATGAACGGCAACTATCTAAGATGAATTGAATTTAGAGATGCACAAAAGATAAAAATTGACATTTGtaatttagttatttaatctttatcATCATAGTTAAGGGAGAAGACTTTATTCTGAGCATACAATTTCAAAATCATGATGAACCCCGGAGAGAGTAACAAATATACTGATCTAACTgcgaaatatatttaaatgtagttGAATGCACAATTCTGTATTGTAGAGTTTAAACCACACATCAAGATGAGAGTTAGAAAGACAGTCAGACAACACATCAAGATTACAAGCAAAAATAGCTGCATCAGTCTATATATCTTTTGTGCTTTGACCCCTTAAAAAGTATTTCTCTCAGGATGAAAGTACCGGTACTCCATGGCTTCAGACTGAACGCTCTATTGTTAATCCATGTAAATGAGATGAAGTCCTGTGTTGTGGTCTTTCTCTTAAGCAAGCCTAGAAAAACAACTGGACCTAAATCTTACTCTCTAGAAACATTGCAGATGATTTTTAATAAGCTGTTTTGATCGGTTAAGAATGGAGGGACAAAGGTGATGGgcttattgtttatatttaagtACCTCCTGCTATGTGTATTAGCAATTTGagtgttattgcatggccttgcggaacaggcTTTACACTTCACTACACATCTgcatgagcatgtgacaaataaaaatgttgactcTTGAATCCATTACCgaaaatgcaaatgtttgatcacagtaaaaaaaaacttacaagCATATAATGACGTCAGAAGACATGTATAACCATGAAATAAGACAACATATGAAAACACAGGTACGACAAAACTACAGAGGCCTATTTGTTAAGTTGAATCGATAGATAAATGTCcccaggagagagaaagacactgTGAAAAAATAGCTCTGTTTCAACCGACGGTACAGACGACCTTTGAATAGtcacaaacaaatgtttaatgAAACTCCATAattatgaaactttttttttttcacaaatttaAGTTGATAGATTAAAGTTTCATGTTTGGAATTATAAAGGTTGCATACACATTCTAAGGTCTGATTAAAAAGTACATGCCAAAGAGAAGTGATTTcatcattttgacatttaacaGACATCAACCAACCCCTGACCTTTCAAAGACCTACGCCCCTTCACAGATATTTTTGCAAGAATACTGAAAAAGATCTTAAAGGTCAATTTTGTCCAGTAACTGTTTGATATCTCTGCTTCCTTTCCGTGTCTCTTTATCTGaaagataaaatacattcaCACATTGCAAACAGATTAAGATTAGATGGCTACATGACTACATGAGTGTTACACGCATCAAAAAATGGATGACATTTAGACCCCAAACCTCTTAGACACCCACATAATGTCTCACAAAGACATTCAAAAAAAACCTACCATGCAACACTATCGAGATGATGTTGAAATACTCCATGCTAATTAAGCAATACTGAGTTGTGCAAAGAACAAACTCATTATTAGTTAAATGGTGGCTGTTGATATTTGGTGGTTTTCCAGTTATGTTGTTTATCACAATCGAACATCTCTCaaatttataaagaaaaaaaaacatctcttgtTTTAACCCACCAGAAGGCTggaacatttttgtatttatccTCCTACCCTATCTGATATTATGTACccaatatatttacattttcaattatTCCTTACAGAGAGTATcctcacaaagacaaaagaaagaggACGGGACGAGGTAGCAGGAAAAAAAGGACTGTGACATATATTTTCACACTGATTAAGGGGCGGACTCCAATTTCTGGACAGTTTTTGGAATTGCCTGTAATGGACTGTGACTATTCAtagcaaaaacaacaataatatatGGCTCTGATGATTTGTGAAGTGTAACTTACCACAATTCTGTTCAGAatgatttctgtttctgtagtTTGCTGTCATCCCATCATTTAGTTTttacaccttttaaaaaaaaaatctaaaccaaagttgtctctgtgtttcgaTGTAAGAAGTAGATTTTGGCTTTGACGGTAACCTGATTTTCATTCATCCAACTACAATCCAATGGCCAACCAATGTTACAGGTAGCACTCCCGCCCTCAGGTTTGGTTGTTAACCTGACTCTCAAGTACAATCAAACATCTTTCCAATTCCAACATTACCACTGGAATTTGACATCAAGGTGAGTTCCCTATATCCAAGTGAATTTCAATATCTCTACCATGTTAGAGCCCAACGTCTTTCTGAGGCCACATTGGCGTTTAGAACCACACTGATCACATGTTAGGGACACGTTTGATCGACTATCTTAAGGGACCAACAGCAGTGTTTTCTCTGAAATCAATGATTCATCCTTCCTTGCATGACACAGAATTTTCCTGGTTACTGTCTCTCCCCCAGACGGAGGTCCCATGTAGCAAAGTTCATACACAACCACCTCTTATCCAGTGGGGAAAGAGTTAGGCATTATTTTTTGCCAACACTAAAACCTTATAAACAAGGTATGGAGTGATGTCATCGTATTACAGTTTGTATATGCCCCCTGAAATCTCTGCATACAAAGTGAACCTGTGAAATATTTCCAATGTCAGAAAACATTGATCAAGTGTTGACGCAACTTTTCTCCCATTGCTACAATAATCAGATAGACAGACAGTGGGTAAGATACGTAAAGCCGACGTACTTGTGAGCACACAAACCACAGTTTCTGTACTGCTTACTTTCCGTTTCTCTTCAGGAAGCTCTCGGCTTTTTTCAGCAGTAGTCatgcaaatgagctgtttgTACTCCGCCGCGCTGTTGCCTCAGCACCAATGCTTTCCAAGCCGGTGGAAAAAGCGTGTGCAACTGTAAATGTCATGTGTCTATATCTCCCATGTTGGGTCAGACTCCCTCAGAAGAAGTACAGTGATAGAGGTTAAAGACCCTTTTTACAAGTTGAGAGACCcatttgttatgttttctgAAATGACAGTAGGTTCAAACCACAGCCTGCCAATCTCCAGGAGAAGTAAGTACTCTTTTTACACCACAGTTTGaaatttataaaacatttaagtaaAAATAGAGACTCATtgtaaattgtttttcttttccctttcaGGGGTTGAAAGGAATTTCTGCGTACTGGAAAAACAGGAACCCAGATCTGAGAGGACCTGCCACTTTTCAGGGTCAAGGACAAAGTatcagagaaagacaaaatcCCCCTGTCTCAGGACCTGTCTGACATTTTGCCTCAAGGTaaatgctgccaccaccataaATGGTCCCTCTCTGCTTTAATGACTGACTTATTAACCTGACTTCAGAGGTCAATGTAAATGTAAGTTTtgttaaaagaaatgtattttgagaCTGGAGGTGAGCTTTGGATGTTGTGGAATTGGTTAAACAATTCAATTAagtgataaaataaatcagtaaGTATTGTTTAATACATGTTAATATGTTGGGTATATTGCCTGAATACATCATTATACAAGTGAAAGATGAGCTTTGCACCTGGTTAAAGCCAGAACTGAGCGAACACTGAGTAACACATAACGTCAGGCTGACTCCTCCTGGAAAATAAGCAAATTAGACAGTTACAAGCCTCACTGTAAATGTTGGGAAATGATTGCTGCTGGTTGTCTTTatcgtctgtctgtgtgccatAGGAGAGGCTGGGGATggagcaaagaaaaacacaagtggATTCATACAGTGATGGAACTGAAGGGAGACTCAGGGAGCTGGCTTCAAAGTGGTTCTTAGAGACTCAAGTGCCGTTCATTGTTCATAACGGCTTCTTCCCCTCTTGGTTCCTGGGCTTCATTACAAGAAAGTAAGTGTTCGGCAAGGATACATGTCAGTATATATTGGCTGgaaattttttttaagttggcTTCGAGCAAACATTTTTACCTTCAAACTGCTTTTAAGGATAAAGAATTCACATTTCCGAatattaaagttgtttaattaTGACAAGAAGATATCAAATTCCTGTAtgtgtagttaaaaaaaaaaagaagaaaagtccAATTTCCAAATATCTAGCTATTAAAGAGGATTTCTCTTTAATACAGAAGTTGCTTTTCGTTGTCAGGCAGGTCTTTAACACAAGTTTTCTCAGTGGTTCAACTTTAAAACCACTGTTAAAAAGTTGGTGGATTGtggatttacttttttaaaggtgAAAACGTTCTTCTTGGTAAAACAGCAACAATAACCTGCTGCCCGTTCCTCTGGCAGATTTACTGTCAAGACATCTGCATACAGAGCACAAGGGACAGTTTTGTCACATTACGTGTCGTGTTCATTGAGACGACATGAGAGCAAACGGATTTTCCTTTGACAAGATGTAATTTCCAAGGGGAATTACATAAGTCTCTTAGTACAGTATGTTGGAAATGTAGTGTGCCTGACTGTTTCTGGTAACTCAAACCAAATGGGAAACTCCTGcagtaagactttttttttcttagttcatgtttatgttatgttaagttttttgtgttctgtgtttagGGATGCTGAAGAGATACTCAGAGAGAAGGAGCTGGGCTGTTTCCTGATCCGTCTCAGTTATAAGGCCATCGGATACATTCTCTCTTATAAGTGAGTATTTGTTTATACTGAGGGTCTTGTTGAGAGCAAGCCTAATTGGAAATGAGCCTCACTTTAATAACTCAGCATCGGTATTGTTAAGAATCCTGGATGAGACTATTTCTAAGCTATTTTGTAGGATAACGATATCAGTGGACAGTTTTAAGCTGTCTAAACCACAGCCATCTTATCCAAACTCCCTTTTGAAATTTTTAGagctattgttttgtgttttttaattattatttttttattgccaaaatcaaaaaaagttcTGATGATTTCACTCTGATGATAACATTCGGTCAAAAAGAACGTGTTGAGAGTCATGGCGTTAACGtacattttatttcctgttgCAGAGGTAGAGATCGATGTCGGCATTTTGTGATCAACCAAAGTGAATCAGGGCAGTTTGTCATCTGTGGAGACGCTGTAGGACATGACACAGTCTCTGGTCTCATAGAGTACTACAAGACCAGCTTCATTCAGCCATTTGGAGAGTATCTGACATCTTCATGTTTTGAGGTAAGACAAATATCCTTAGTTACAGTCTGTAACTGAGAATAGTAATGAATCTTGGATCAAGAAAAAAGGTCTGACTATAGGATTTCGTTCTTACAGATGCTGAATGAAGATCTGTACGACATAATCCGGGTTAGTCCGACAGAAAAGCCTGCAGCCACTGTCagagatgttttaaatgtgcacaTGAGAAGCACAGAGCAGCTACCTGCTAGGCCACCAAAGAGTGTCAGGACACAAGACGTGAgtagacatttttaaaagcatattCTACTCTTTTATAATAACTGTTTTAGCTGACTGGAAGAAACTGACAGGAAGAATCTGCCATGTTTTTTTGAAACAGGAAGTACCACCACTGCCTCGGAGAAGCAGAAACCTTGACGCTGCCCCCCAGAATGACCAGGACAATGTTTTGTATGCTCAGCTCAGGAAACAATCACCCAGGGAGAGACCAAGATCCCAACTCCTCTCTCATGACATTACAGCGGGAGATAAGGACCTAAGCAGGGTTAGTCCTCCGTCCAGACCTGACTCTTACTCCCAGCTCTGCTTGCTGGACACTAAAAGCAGATCTCTGCCGCTTCTGGACGACAAGTCTGATGGAGATCAGTCTTACAGGCTGAGTGCACCTCCAAACACACCACCAAGGCTTTCCCCGAGGCCTGTCAGACAAGCTGCTTCCTGCAGCCCACAGCCAGAGCGAGCAGACGCGTGCAGCAGGCTGAGCCGCAGCCACAGCCCGAAGCTCATGAATGTTGATCCCGTCTATCACCTGGCTGGCATGCCTGGTTGTCTTCCAACTGCAGCGTCAGAGCTATCATTGACATCAGAGGAGCATGAGGAGTCAATGTATGCTGAAGTCTCAGCTGAAGCTCTCCTTTGCCGGATCCCTCATGTTAATAAATACAAGACGATTCCTGTTCACAAGGATGGAGCCCGACCTGAACCCGAAAGTAACACTTATGAGCCTCTGGAGGACATCAGACCAAAACATAACCACTCATCCTGGGGGTTAAAGGTCAGTTGCGTATACAGTCAAaattctttaatttaaatacCGTACTTCCTTGTCACAAAGATGTACTAacagtcaatgttttttttaacatgttgcaGACTGATAAATGGAAATGGCTGTTCCCTGAGGCCAGGAGGAAATAGTGAAGATGCTACCTTACCAGCATCTGGAGGAAAAAATGAACTAATTTTGCTTTGACACTACAGTGATCCTAAATAATGCacactctgtttttcttttcttttttttaattaatgttcaTAGCTCTTAAAATTAAggtttttttctattatttatgtatttagcTGACATGATTATGCAAGTGtatgtatttttctattttacaaaacaatgtTATTTACACAAGTCCATAAATgacacttggaaaaaaaacagatgtttcatttttactACACTACTAAGGCCTTAATGGATCTATTTCACACCAGAAATCATTGTATCAGTGAAAAGAGTGCACTGTGTTTACACCTAATCTTTATAAACGTGTTCTAAGTTGATGTCATCAATGCAGCTCTTCAGTCAGAGGCAACTTTATTTGCGTACAGTTTTCGAAAGTCTGTATATGACAGCAATAGGGAAGTGGGtcaaacatgttcaaaataGCATTCATTATCTTTTATAATCTACTGCGTGTTAACTCTCTTATTATAGTTACCACCAAAGCCACACAGTGTGACTGAATGCTTTCCATGATTCTCTTACACAGCAACTCACACACGAACAGCCGCAGAGTTTTTGGTATGGAAAACTTGGGGTGTGAGTTTTCTTTGCAGGTGATGAAATGTCAAAACATCCAACTTACAAGGTCAACAGTATTTGAATATTGTATCTATCAGTTTCTCTTAACTCAGTGATTTAAATACACTTGATAAAGTGTCAGTGGCTAACGTACGGAAATGTGATTCTCTTCTTCTAAATCATAAAACAGCATGTCATAAGTTGTCTTATAATTGGGTTTCTGCACCTGAGTATCACCGTTATGAAACGCAACACACTAAGCACAGTATATAGTAAAAATCTAACATTTATCGTACAAAACAGCACATATTGTGTGGGGTTGTATAGTTCAGTATGGataagcaagagagagagaattaaataaattaataatattatCCAAAATATCCTTTCCCTTATCTGTCACAGTTTGCTTTAGTATCCAATGAACATTgatattattataaatgtattaataataatcaatttattattattatcattattattattattgaataaGCATTACTCCACAATTAATAAATGCTGAATAACACACTAGTAATGCATTCATTAAATATCATTAgttatctataaaaaaaaaagtcattgaaTAATGACAAGTGTGTAACATATTTAGAATTcaccaattattattattagtgaaAACATACAGTTTTATTGTACTATTACTGATGTTTTCTGTAGTGACCTGCAACATACGGGGGCAAAATGTTTCCTGGAGCATTCAGTCATTTCTCAGAgtcttatatatttattttcatttgttaaTCAACAGTTTaaaccaaagactgtataaaacatggatgtagtctcagtgctGACagccattggtttctgaagcgcATTTTTAAACCCATTGATTGCGGTTACCATATCGAAAATACTCTAAACATAAGTTTTGGTCAACCtcgtaacaggcaaagaggtggtgACGAGGCAGGCCTTAAGCCACCATGCAAATATCAGTCACATCAGTCATACCCCTTATGCAAAACTCTAATCCTTCATAACAACACAGATTAGttatataaaaatacattaaaaaagtagacattctgaaatgaaaataataaacaacagCATCAGATTCTTTAACAGTGTGTCATGAAGTACTTTGTAAGACCTCCACTGTCACTACACTGAGAAAGCCATTTTAAATCAGATTCAACCAGACAAGATCCCCATGGGGTGAAATCAGAAGGAGTTTCACACTCCATTTGGCTTCTTAACAGTATTGGCTGCTTTACAGCCCCGGTATCACTCTGCAGCAGAAGCTCCTCAGCTGGAATCACGATTAACAGATGTTCAGGAATTAATGAAGTCACACAACCAGCAGCGTAACACCCTGAATATTTGAACCCGCCTTCGTAAAGAGAAGTGGAGATAGCTGAAATGTGGATTATACTGGCTGCTTTGATGAGGGCACACCTTTTAACTGGGTTCATCAacatcctccttttttttggaCAAACCAATGCATCAATTACATCAACTTTTCCACTAAAacttgttgtattttttgttacCAATACTGTAGCTAAAGGGAAGGAAACCTACAGCATACCCATTATAGTTATTATGAATGGTTTAATCTCCGCTGCGTTATTTATTATGCTAAGCCTTCAGCTACAGTCCAAATATCTGTAAATGAATAAGTAAGACTCAATCATCAATCAACCAAaccacattcattttgttgccATCACACCCACCACCTAAGGCCTAAAAATATCTTGGACATGATTCACAGGGGGTGGCTTTCCGCCTTAGAGACTGATAACAAAATGCTCtgcttttatgtttgtattacTCACTAGTACAAACTGagcttgaaaaatgaaaaatgaactgCTAACATACCAGATCACTGACCCTATGCAAATCTGTCCCCTACAGCCTAGAAAGCA includes:
- the LOC109982287 gene encoding uncharacterized protein translates to MSCVYISHVGSDSLRRSTVIEVKDPFYKLRDPFVMFSEMTVGSNHSLPISRRRVERNFCVLEKQEPRSERTCHFSGSRTKYQRKTKSPCLRTCLTFCLKERLGMEQRKTQVDSYSDGTEGRLRELASKWFLETQVPFIVHNGFFPSWFLGFITRKDAEEILREKELGCFLIRLSYKAIGYILSYKGRDRCRHFVINQSESGQFVICGDAVGHDTVSGLIEYYKTSFIQPFGEYLTSSCFEMLNEDLYDIIRVSPTEKPAATVRDVLNVHMRSTEQLPARPPKSVRTQDEVPPLPRRSRNLDAAPQNDQDNVLYAQLRKQSPRERPRSQLLSHDITAGDKDLSRVSPPSRPDSYSQLCLLDTKSRSLPLLDDKSDGDQSYRLSAPPNTPPRLSPRPVRQAASCSPQPERADACSRLSRSHSPKLMNVDPVYHLAGMPGCLPTAASELSLTSEEHEESMYAEVSAEALLCRIPHVNKYKTIPVHKDGARPEPESNTYEPLEDIRPKHNHSSWGLKTDKWKWLFPEARRK